A genome region from Gloeocapsopsis sp. IPPAS B-1203 includes the following:
- a CDS encoding response regulator has product MNANRINKVKTPVCASGRDSSHQSKYTGSLTRKTLIKTALSIGAVIVASTGVGYFQLISRITAQTLTQIEKYALSRAQREEAIFSLAEDNHVILKQALLETFQEKTQDPQSKFEQLFIKMPDGTTRNRPENFELQKIPGVFLGSNVHIDADIRRRVVAYFELLSAYGPAWRNRFVNTYMQIPENGIAIYMPSYAWTQSAPSDKSFRVTDDESFYITNKIQNPERQTVWSGIYYDKVAKRWMASCVTPVDINGKHIATIGHDILIDELRDRAIQDALKGTYNIIFREDGRLIAHPDFMQEIQDGEGKFNISHSGNTNLHNIFKLVKHKQANQVIVDDYRDNQYLAVTKIDGPNWYLVTVYPKSLLQQQAFSSARLILFLGLISLAIEIAIIFLILRRQISEPLTHMMEATETITAGELNVELDVSRQDELGHLAYLFNKMAQQLRESFQKLAKTNEELELRVEERTAELKEAKETADAANRSKSEFLANMSHELRTPLNAIIGYSEMLQEEAQDLEQEEFIPDLRKIHNAGKHLLSLINDILDLSKIEAGRMELYQETFEITTLVNEVINTIAPLAEKNHNALIVNCPECAGTMYADLTKVRQSLFNLLSNACKFTEKGKIVLTVNRYTKDNQGWIRFQVKDTGIGLTLEQQQKIFQAFTQADASTTRKYGGTGLGLAITKRFCQLMEGDISVSSTPSEGSTFIIELPTKIPESFSDAATEKIAIAESSSCQLTTILVIDDDQTIKDLIQRYLNKEGFQTIAASSGATGLSLAKEIRPDAIILDVMMPGMDGWTVLASLKADPQVANIPVIMTTIVDDKNLGYSLGASDYLLKPVDRERLMAMLHKYHAAQSFKAVMMVEDNKVTSQMIGRQLEKEGWQVIQAENGRKALELLQVNTPGLIITDLMMPEMDGFEFIHILRQTPQWASIPVIVITAKEVTEEQQRLQQHVYKVFEKGSYDRQALLKEVHYLLSQAVNLQKTLITTQS; this is encoded by the coding sequence ATGAACGCAAATCGGATAAATAAAGTAAAAACCCCTGTTTGTGCATCTGGGAGGGATAGTTCTCATCAAAGTAAGTATACAGGCTCATTAACGCGCAAAACTCTCATCAAAACAGCACTTAGTATTGGCGCAGTCATTGTTGCCTCAACTGGGGTAGGATACTTTCAGTTGATTTCGCGTATTACAGCACAGACTCTAACACAAATTGAAAAGTATGCTCTCTCGCGAGCACAAAGAGAAGAAGCTATTTTTAGCTTGGCAGAAGATAATCACGTCATACTCAAACAAGCTCTTTTGGAAACATTTCAGGAGAAAACACAAGATCCTCAAAGCAAGTTTGAACAGCTATTTATCAAAATGCCTGATGGCACTACTCGCAACCGTCCTGAAAATTTTGAACTACAGAAGATTCCTGGAGTGTTCTTAGGTAGCAATGTTCATATCGACGCTGACATACGCCGTCGTGTGGTTGCTTACTTTGAGCTACTTAGTGCTTATGGTCCTGCATGGCGCAACCGCTTTGTGAACACTTATATGCAAATTCCAGAAAACGGAATTGCTATTTATATGCCTAGTTATGCTTGGACACAGAGTGCTCCTTCAGATAAATCATTTCGAGTTACTGATGATGAGTCTTTTTATATTACTAACAAAATCCAAAATCCAGAGCGTCAAACTGTTTGGTCTGGTATATATTACGACAAAGTTGCAAAGCGATGGATGGCTTCCTGCGTTACACCAGTAGATATAAATGGTAAGCACATTGCAACAATTGGACACGATATTCTGATTGATGAATTACGCGATCGCGCGATTCAAGATGCTTTAAAAGGAACATACAATATAATCTTTCGCGAAGATGGGCGTTTGATAGCACATCCTGACTTTATGCAAGAAATTCAAGATGGAGAAGGAAAATTTAACATTTCGCATTCAGGTAATACTAACTTACATAATATTTTTAAACTAGTAAAGCATAAGCAAGCTAATCAAGTCATTGTTGATGATTACAGGGATAATCAATACTTAGCCGTGACTAAAATTGATGGTCCTAATTGGTATTTAGTCACAGTTTATCCTAAAAGTCTCCTTCAACAGCAAGCCTTCTCTAGTGCTCGGCTCATTCTTTTTTTAGGACTTATCTCACTAGCCATTGAAATTGCGATCATTTTTCTAATTTTACGCCGGCAGATTTCTGAACCCTTGACTCACATGATGGAGGCAACTGAAACTATTACAGCAGGTGAATTAAACGTTGAGCTAGATGTATCTCGGCAAGATGAATTAGGTCATTTAGCCTACCTATTTAACAAAATGGCACAGCAGTTACGAGAATCTTTTCAGAAGCTAGCAAAGACTAACGAAGAACTAGAATTGCGGGTTGAAGAAAGAACTGCTGAACTGAAAGAAGCTAAAGAAACTGCTGATGCTGCTAATCGTTCTAAAAGTGAATTCTTAGCAAATATGAGCCATGAATTGCGGACTCCCTTAAATGCAATCATTGGCTACAGCGAAATGTTGCAAGAAGAAGCACAAGATTTGGAGCAAGAAGAATTTATCCCAGACTTGCGCAAAATTCATAATGCAGGTAAACATTTATTGTCCCTGATTAACGACATTCTTGACTTGTCTAAAATTGAGGCTGGTCGGATGGAACTTTATCAAGAAACTTTTGAAATCACGACACTTGTTAATGAAGTTATCAATACGATCGCTCCTTTGGCTGAAAAAAATCACAATGCTCTAATTGTCAATTGTCCTGAATGCGCAGGTACAATGTATGCCGATCTCACAAAGGTGCGTCAAAGTTTATTTAATCTTCTCAGTAATGCTTGTAAATTTACAGAGAAAGGCAAAATCGTCCTGACAGTTAATCGCTACACAAAAGATAACCAAGGTTGGATTCGCTTTCAAGTCAAAGATACAGGTATTGGCTTAACTCTAGAACAACAACAAAAAATCTTTCAAGCTTTTACGCAAGCAGATGCTTCGACAACGCGTAAATATGGTGGAACTGGTTTAGGACTAGCAATTACTAAAAGATTTTGTCAGCTAATGGAAGGTGATATCAGCGTAAGTAGTACACCAAGTGAAGGCTCTACCTTTATCATCGAGTTACCAACTAAAATTCCTGAATCTTTTAGCGATGCAGCGACTGAAAAAATTGCGATCGCGGAATCTTCTTCTTGCCAATTAACCACCATCCTTGTGATTGATGACGATCAAACCATTAAAGACTTGATCCAACGCTACCTCAATAAAGAGGGTTTTCAGACGATCGCCGCAAGTAGTGGCGCTACTGGCTTATCACTAGCTAAAGAAATAAGACCTGATGCAATTATTCTTGATGTAATGATGCCTGGTATGGATGGTTGGACAGTGTTAGCCTCGCTGAAAGCCGATCCTCAAGTCGCTAATATTCCAGTCATTATGACAACTATTGTCGATGACAAAAATTTAGGCTATAGTCTGGGCGCTTCTGATTATCTTCTTAAACCTGTTGATCGCGAGCGTTTGATGGCAATGTTGCATAAATACCATGCAGCACAATCTTTTAAGGCTGTGATGATGGTAGAAGATAATAAAGTCACCAGCCAGATGATCGGTCGTCAACTTGAAAAAGAAGGCTGGCAAGTTATTCAAGCCGAAAACGGGCGTAAAGCATTAGAACTGCTCCAAGTGAATACTCCAGGACTAATTATTACTGATTTAATGATGCCAGAAATGGAT
- a CDS encoding amino acid adenylation domain-containing protein, translated as MSNNSFSNQGVLIHELVEIQVAKTPDAIAVIFQDQQLTYRELNEKANQLAHYLKSLGVKPDVLVGVCVERSIEMIIALLGILKSGGAYVPLDPAYPKDRLAFTIEDTQIPILLTQQKLARSLPLHQGHSLYIDADWEKIAQQSENNPFSGVESHNLAYVIYTSGSTGKPKGVAIEHRNTVAFIDWAQEWFSAKQLQGVLASTSLCFDLSIFELFVTLSCGGTVILAQNALQLPDLPAAQKVTLINTVPSAIATLLRMKGIPASVETINLAGEPLQNSLVQQLYQLDHVHQVCNLYGPSEDTTYSTVALMQKGATETPSIGRPISNTQICLLDSQLKPVSDGMEGEIYIAGAGLARGYLNRPDLTDEKFIPNPFSNEPGSRLYKTGDLAIRLPDGNLKYLGRIDHQVKIRGFRIELGEIESVLVKHPKVSQIVVVAREVSTNDKRLVAYVVPNSTSEPIRQNLMIRDLRDFLKLELPDFMIPAAFVFLEELPLTLNGKIDRRALPIPKWTCMEQGIYVAPRNSRETQLAELWSQLLGVDQPSIYDNFCELGGHSLLAIQLVHQVNEIFHIKLPLASFLEMPTIAGMAQNIESLCHADVAQLTNNEETEVELDSAIYPENILTEPIPEIFLTGATGTLGAYLLYELLQQTRADIYCLVRASSIEEVRAKIQNALKRYGLWSDRLSTRIIPVLGDLSQPYLGIKPEQFARLAEKIDLIYHCGAWVNVAYPYSALKAANVLGTQEILRLASQTKTKPVHFISTIDVFSATSSPTLRTIKEEDVAGPTTSLGNGYAQTKYMAEKLLMEAASRGLPISIYRPSNIVGDSKTGICLTDGFITLMLKGCLEMGVAPDIDAMLNLVPVDYVSQAIVLLSQKQEPCTQAFHLVNPEPIEWKQLIKWLNKMGHSIYLDSYTTWYSQLLKLAAQTSDNTITPLAGLFANQYLVQKLLGAFYFDSQETLNTFASNLTCPPVDDELLLNNFSHLLKYRGSLKSQLLTTHSGGLISV; from the coding sequence ATGTCAAACAACTCATTTTCTAATCAAGGCGTTTTAATCCACGAACTCGTAGAAATTCAAGTAGCAAAAACACCCGATGCGATCGCTGTTATTTTTCAAGATCAACAATTAACTTACCGCGAACTCAACGAAAAAGCAAATCAACTAGCTCACTACCTCAAATCATTAGGAGTCAAACCAGATGTTTTAGTAGGAGTTTGCGTTGAACGCTCTATAGAGATGATTATTGCCCTACTCGGTATTCTCAAATCTGGTGGTGCCTACGTTCCTCTCGATCCTGCATATCCTAAAGATCGCCTAGCATTTACTATTGAAGATACTCAGATTCCTATTTTACTGACACAACAAAAATTAGCACGCTCGCTTCCTTTACATCAAGGACATTCGCTCTACATAGACGCAGATTGGGAAAAAATTGCCCAACAAAGTGAAAATAACCCTTTTAGTGGGGTCGAATCTCACAACCTTGCATATGTCATTTACACATCAGGTTCGACAGGTAAACCAAAAGGAGTAGCAATTGAACATCGTAACACAGTAGCTTTCATAGATTGGGCACAAGAATGGTTTAGCGCTAAGCAGCTACAAGGAGTGTTAGCTTCTACTTCACTTTGCTTTGACCTATCAATTTTTGAATTGTTTGTTACTTTAAGTTGTGGAGGAACGGTAATCTTGGCACAAAATGCCTTGCAATTACCAGATCTACCAGCAGCACAAAAAGTCACTTTAATTAATACAGTACCTTCAGCGATCGCTACCTTACTTCGGATGAAGGGAATTCCTGCCTCTGTTGAGACGATCAACCTTGCTGGAGAGCCGCTACAAAATAGCTTAGTACAGCAACTTTATCAGCTAGATCATGTTCATCAAGTATGTAACCTTTATGGTCCCTCTGAAGACACTACCTACTCCACAGTTGCTTTAATGCAAAAAGGTGCCACCGAAACTCCTTCAATCGGTCGTCCAATTTCCAACACTCAAATTTGTCTGCTAGACTCCCAACTCAAACCTGTATCAGATGGAATGGAGGGTGAAATTTATATTGCTGGGGCAGGTTTAGCTAGAGGCTATCTCAATCGTCCAGATTTGACCGATGAGAAATTTATTCCCAATCCTTTCAGCAACGAGCCAGGTTCGCGACTCTACAAAACTGGAGATTTAGCAATTCGTTTACCTGACGGTAATCTCAAATACTTAGGACGTATCGATCACCAGGTTAAAATTCGCGGCTTTCGTATTGAATTAGGAGAGATTGAGTCAGTCTTAGTAAAACATCCCAAAGTAAGTCAGATAGTAGTAGTTGCCCGTGAGGTTTCTACAAACGACAAACGATTAGTTGCCTATGTAGTTCCGAATTCTACCTCAGAACCAATACGACAAAATTTGATGATCCGCGATTTGCGTGATTTTCTTAAGCTGGAGTTGCCTGACTTTATGATTCCTGCAGCATTTGTCTTTTTGGAAGAATTACCACTCACTCTCAACGGCAAGATTGATCGTCGTGCACTACCTATCCCTAAGTGGACTTGTATGGAACAGGGAATTTATGTGGCACCCCGTAACTCTAGAGAAACACAATTAGCTGAGCTTTGGAGTCAACTACTTGGAGTAGATCAACCCAGTATCTATGACAACTTCTGCGAACTAGGCGGGCATTCCCTGCTGGCAATTCAACTTGTTCATCAGGTTAATGAAATTTTTCACATCAAGCTACCCCTTGCAAGTTTTTTAGAAATGCCAACTATCGCGGGAATGGCTCAAAATATTGAGTCACTTTGTCATGCAGATGTTGCTCAATTAACTAATAATGAGGAAACAGAAGTAGAGCTAGATTCTGCTATTTATCCTGAAAATATCTTAACTGAACCTATTCCCGAAATTTTTCTAACGGGTGCTACTGGTACTCTAGGTGCTTATCTGCTTTATGAGTTATTGCAGCAAACTCGTGCAGACATCTACTGTCTTGTTCGCGCCAGTAGCATTGAGGAAGTTCGGGCAAAAATTCAAAATGCTTTAAAGCGTTACGGACTCTGGAGCGATCGCTTAAGTACAAGAATTATACCTGTTCTAGGTGATTTGAGTCAGCCTTATCTAGGCATCAAACCTGAACAGTTTGCTCGACTAGCAGAAAAAATTGATTTAATCTACCATTGTGGAGCTTGGGTTAACGTAGCATATCCTTACTCAGCTTTGAAAGCTGCTAACGTTTTAGGTACTCAAGAGATTTTACGCTTAGCAAGCCAAACTAAAACTAAACCAGTACATTTTATTTCAACAATCGACGTTTTTTCTGCCACTAGCAGCCCTACGCTCAGAACAATCAAAGAAGAAGATGTTGCAGGTCCAACAACTTCTCTTGGTAACGGCTATGCCCAAACTAAGTACATGGCTGAGAAATTATTGATGGAAGCTGCTTCTAGAGGCTTACCTATTTCCATCTACCGACCAAGTAATATTGTTGGAGATAGCAAAACAGGCATTTGCCTAACTGATGGATTCATTACCTTAATGCTTAAGGGTTGTCTGGAGATGGGAGTTGCTCCTGACATAGACGCAATGTTGAATCTTGTACCAGTAGATTATGTCAGTCAAGCAATTGTTTTACTGTCACAGAAGCAAGAACCCTGTACTCAAGCTTTTCATCTAGTCAATCCAGAACCAATCGAGTGGAAGCAACTTATTAAATGGCTGAATAAGATGGGTCACTCAATTTACTTAGACTCTTACACTACTTGGTATTCTCAGCTACTCAAGCTTGCTGCTCAGACCTCAGACAATACCATAACCCCCTTAGCAGGTCTTTTTGCTAATCAGTACTTAGTTCAAAAACTATTGGGAGCGTTTTACTTTGATTCACAAGAAACCTTAAACACTTTTGCTAGCAATCTAACGTGTCCTCCTGTAGATGATGAGTTACTGCTTAATAACTTTTCACACTTACTCAAGTATCGTGGTTCCCTCAAGTCGCAACTCTTAACTACTCACTCAGGAGGCTTGATCTCAGTCTAG